The Williamsia sp. DF01-3 genome has a window encoding:
- a CDS encoding class I adenylate-forming enzyme family protein, with product MASLLRQVGSEHGDNRALAWLANTGVSGMTWSQVLAESQAVARRLLQLNPSGMRVAIAAPNSVQWVTAMFGCALSGMAIVPLNAGSSPAEAAHVLRQSEVGVVLAVSVFAGAPVRDVLVKIAEELPLKPLVLDLMNLLDTGEGSEVLAHERIGTDEFLIQYTSGTTGHPKAAVLSHTAAVNSARFYAEGALAEVGDGWFNPLPLHHVGGTVAGVLSALWTAGTYVVMERFRSQDAIRIVKEIRPEILGMVPTMLIDLLAMHEVSEADFASVKTVVGGATSVDPDLIEEIERRLSIVFLVGYGQSEAPCLTMSMASDPTLIRTRTLGHPLPGRDYCIARSDNSIAEPGEVGELCMRGPLIMSGYLQDDGEVTNVCDENGWIHSGDLCSLDRRGVLTFAGRLREVIVRGGSNIYPAEVETVISEHSSVAAVAVFGLPDARLGERVAAAVVPTVSGSITPDGLHSFTSERLSKHKVPVEWHIVDELPVTSTGKARKHLLQKQFSE from the coding sequence GTGGCATCACTGCTACGACAGGTCGGGAGTGAACACGGAGACAATCGCGCACTGGCTTGGCTCGCGAATACCGGGGTGTCCGGTATGACCTGGTCTCAGGTGCTGGCCGAGTCACAGGCCGTGGCACGAAGACTGTTGCAACTGAATCCTTCTGGAATGAGGGTGGCGATCGCGGCGCCGAACAGCGTGCAATGGGTGACCGCTATGTTCGGCTGCGCTTTGTCCGGCATGGCGATTGTCCCGCTCAATGCCGGGTCCAGCCCGGCCGAGGCCGCACATGTCCTCCGACAATCCGAAGTCGGTGTTGTGCTGGCGGTTTCTGTGTTCGCGGGCGCTCCAGTGCGTGATGTCCTGGTGAAAATAGCCGAGGAGCTTCCACTGAAACCGCTTGTGCTCGATCTGATGAATCTTCTCGACACCGGTGAGGGCAGCGAGGTGCTTGCCCACGAGCGGATCGGCACCGACGAGTTCTTGATCCAGTACACGTCCGGGACAACCGGACATCCGAAGGCGGCGGTCCTGTCGCACACCGCAGCGGTCAATTCCGCGCGGTTCTACGCAGAGGGCGCGTTGGCCGAGGTCGGTGATGGCTGGTTCAATCCGTTGCCACTCCATCACGTCGGCGGAACTGTGGCCGGAGTGCTGTCGGCACTGTGGACCGCCGGAACCTACGTGGTCATGGAACGTTTCAGATCGCAGGACGCGATCCGGATCGTCAAAGAAATCCGGCCCGAGATCCTGGGGATGGTCCCGACAATGCTGATCGACCTGTTGGCGATGCACGAAGTCTCCGAAGCCGACTTCGCAAGTGTCAAGACTGTCGTGGGAGGAGCGACCTCCGTTGATCCGGACCTGATCGAGGAGATCGAGCGTCGCCTGAGCATTGTGTTCCTCGTCGGCTACGGGCAGAGTGAAGCACCTTGTCTCACGATGAGTATGGCGTCAGATCCGACGTTGATCAGGACCAGAACCCTAGGACACCCACTTCCTGGGCGGGACTATTGCATCGCAAGAAGTGACAACTCGATCGCCGAACCCGGAGAGGTCGGCGAGTTGTGCATGCGGGGTCCACTGATCATGTCCGGCTACCTGCAGGACGATGGCGAGGTCACGAACGTTTGCGACGAGAACGGTTGGATCCACAGCGGAGACCTCTGTTCGCTGGATCGTCGGGGTGTCTTGACCTTTGCGGGCAGACTTCGAGAGGTCATCGTCCGCGGCGGATCGAACATCTACCCCGCCGAGGTCGAAACTGTGATCTCGGAGCACTCGTCCGTGGCCGCGGTTGCCGTCTTCGGATTGCCTGATGCGCGACTCGGGGAGCGGGTGGCGGCCGCGGTTGTGCCCACCGTGAGCGGCTCCATCACGCCGGATGGCTTGCATAGCTTCACTTCCGAGCGCCTCAGCAAGCACAAGGTTCCGGTCGAATGGCACATCGTCGACGAACTCCCGGTTACGAGCACCGGGAAGGCGCGGAAGCACTTGTTGCAGAAGCAATTTTCGGAGTGA
- a CDS encoding ABC transporter permease yields the protein MSVRFQPVLAAVGGLFAMTFETFKALGRLPFQWREAFIQGWFLVTVALVPTLLVALPFTVLVIFTLNILLVEFGAADLSGAGAALGAVTQIGPLVTVLIVAGAGATAICADLGARTIREEIDAMRVLGIDPIHRLVVPRVVASCVVALLLNGLVVAIGLVGGYFFSVYVQNVTPGAYVSSLTLVTGLPEVVLSELKAASFGLIAALVACYRGLTVSGGPKGVGTAVNETVVYAFVALFAVNVVLTAVGVKVTAG from the coding sequence ATGAGCGTCCGTTTCCAGCCGGTACTGGCAGCTGTCGGGGGTCTGTTCGCAATGACGTTCGAAACGTTCAAGGCTCTGGGCCGGCTGCCGTTTCAATGGCGCGAAGCGTTCATCCAGGGCTGGTTCCTTGTCACCGTCGCACTGGTGCCCACCCTGTTGGTGGCACTCCCCTTCACCGTGCTGGTGATCTTCACGCTCAATATTCTGCTCGTCGAGTTCGGGGCCGCGGATCTCTCGGGTGCTGGTGCAGCACTCGGGGCCGTGACCCAGATCGGTCCGCTGGTAACAGTTTTGATAGTCGCGGGCGCAGGCGCCACAGCCATCTGCGCGGATCTGGGCGCCCGCACGATCAGGGAAGAGATCGATGCGATGCGGGTACTCGGCATCGACCCGATCCATCGATTGGTGGTTCCCAGAGTGGTTGCCTCATGTGTCGTGGCGCTCTTGCTCAACGGGCTCGTCGTCGCCATTGGCCTTGTCGGTGGGTACTTCTTCTCGGTATACGTCCAGAACGTGACTCCGGGCGCGTATGTTTCGAGTTTGACACTGGTGACCGGGCTTCCGGAGGTGGTCTTGTCGGAACTGAAGGCGGCATCGTTCGGGTTGATCGCGGCTCTTGTCGCGTGTTACCGAGGACTGACGGTCAGTGGAGGTCCCAAGGGGGTTGGGACCGCGGTCAACGAGACAGTCGTGTACGCATTCGTGGCCTTATTCGCAGTGAACGTGGTTCTCACGGCTGTGGGCGTCAAGGTCACTGCAGGTTGA
- a CDS encoding acyl-CoA dehydrogenase family protein yields MRAEVREFIRQDQAEFGWQAHVDSWIASWDPAFSRRLGDQGWLGLTIPKKFGGHGRSHLDRYVVTEELLAAGAPVAAHWVADRQVGPALTKYGNRYQCERYLPAISRGECYFAIGMSEPESGSDLANVQTRGVQVDGGWEVSGTKVWTSGAHHAHAFFVLARTEPLDTTKRHRGLSQFVIELDAPGIEIRPIRLLTGQHHFNEVVLDRVFVGDDMVLGHPGQGWAQVTSELGFERSGPERLLSTTPLIDELANEMRRRPNAHDSTAELGALISRLSTLRQLSASIAGCLSVGEPADLAAAVVKDLGTQYEASVVEVAATTFDDALPDISSDKDFPRLLAEGILHTPGFTLRGGTSEILRGVVARGMGLR; encoded by the coding sequence CTGCGCGCAGAGGTACGGGAGTTCATCCGCCAGGATCAGGCAGAGTTTGGATGGCAGGCGCATGTCGACTCGTGGATAGCGTCCTGGGATCCGGCATTCAGCCGGCGACTCGGCGACCAGGGATGGCTCGGCTTGACGATCCCGAAGAAGTTCGGCGGTCACGGTCGCAGCCACCTCGACCGATACGTCGTAACCGAAGAGCTACTCGCCGCGGGCGCACCGGTGGCCGCCCACTGGGTCGCCGATCGCCAGGTCGGGCCGGCATTGACGAAGTACGGCAATCGTTACCAGTGCGAGCGCTACCTTCCCGCCATCTCACGTGGTGAATGCTATTTCGCCATCGGTATGAGTGAACCGGAATCCGGATCTGATCTCGCCAACGTACAAACCCGCGGAGTCCAAGTCGACGGAGGATGGGAGGTCTCGGGTACCAAGGTGTGGACGTCCGGCGCCCACCACGCGCATGCATTCTTCGTCCTGGCCCGCACGGAGCCACTCGACACGACCAAGCGGCACCGCGGCCTGAGCCAGTTCGTTATCGAACTCGACGCACCCGGTATCGAGATTCGGCCGATCCGGCTTCTCACCGGCCAACATCACTTCAACGAAGTGGTACTGGACCGCGTGTTCGTCGGCGACGACATGGTCTTGGGGCACCCTGGGCAGGGGTGGGCCCAAGTCACCTCGGAATTGGGCTTTGAGCGCAGCGGCCCCGAAAGACTACTGTCGACGACACCACTCATCGATGAGCTTGCCAACGAGATGCGGCGCAGGCCGAACGCTCACGACTCGACAGCCGAACTCGGCGCTCTGATATCCAGACTATCGACGCTGCGTCAGCTTTCTGCATCGATTGCCGGGTGCCTGTCCGTCGGGGAGCCCGCAGACCTGGCAGCCGCTGTTGTCAAAGACCTCGGCACACAGTACGAAGCCTCCGTGGTCGAGGTTGCGGCTACAACTTTTGACGACGCGTTACCCGATATCTCCTCAGACAAGGATTTCCCCAGATTGTTGGCGGAAGGGATTCTGCACACCCCCGGCTTCACCTTGCGCGGGGGTACCAGTGAGATCCTGCGCGGTGTGGTCGCACGTGGAATGGGTCTGCGATGA
- a CDS encoding ferredoxin → MAADIYDIDDDGYCTVDRAPVPPGLEPLARDGAAACPEQAIILETSRGRS, encoded by the coding sequence GTGGCGGCCGACATTTACGACATAGACGACGACGGGTATTGCACTGTCGACCGCGCCCCGGTGCCGCCCGGACTCGAACCGCTGGCCCGCGACGGTGCCGCGGCATGTCCAGAACAGGCCATCATCCTCGAAACTAGCAGGGGCCGATCGTGA
- a CDS encoding acyl-CoA dehydrogenase, giving the protein MNNPREEPSDLAALREVADDIFGTATEDVLDVQQVSIDFDPTLWRTLEGSGLTLLTTPDTEGGSAASLYALAVVLESCGYHGAPAPIAETDLLASWMLRSVGLPVPSGPLSCASADVVVNGSRVTGEITHVPWISSAAGLVIAGSGVVAYIPALDLSVTTQHDIGGHPSGRVVLNHTLPKEQIREQTSELKTEFWLRGALARSLQTCGALQRALDLSVTHAGERVQFGRPLGRFQAVQGLIAEAAGSVAMAKAASEYAVDTAARNGFEAAETKCAIAAAKIEAARAATTVSRNSHQVHGAIGFTLDHRLRHFTTHALAWRSEFGGQRAWERILGNMVLDSGTNGIWEFITSGRISADDKEGVDYESVSRS; this is encoded by the coding sequence ATGAACAATCCACGCGAAGAGCCGTCCGACCTGGCAGCACTCCGGGAAGTCGCCGACGACATATTCGGCACGGCGACCGAAGACGTCCTCGATGTCCAACAGGTCTCAATCGATTTCGATCCGACTCTGTGGAGAACCCTCGAGGGCTCAGGGCTCACATTGCTGACCACTCCGGATACAGAGGGCGGCAGCGCCGCGTCGTTGTATGCGCTGGCGGTCGTTCTTGAGAGTTGCGGCTACCACGGCGCACCTGCCCCGATCGCAGAAACCGACCTGCTCGCGTCATGGATGCTGCGGTCGGTCGGCCTTCCGGTGCCGTCGGGGCCGCTGAGCTGCGCTTCCGCCGACGTCGTTGTCAATGGGTCCAGAGTGACAGGAGAGATCACCCACGTTCCGTGGATCAGCTCGGCCGCGGGGCTAGTGATCGCCGGCAGCGGCGTGGTCGCGTACATTCCGGCCTTGGATCTCTCTGTCACGACACAACACGACATCGGCGGACACCCTTCGGGCAGGGTAGTGCTGAATCACACACTGCCCAAGGAACAGATTCGCGAGCAGACCTCAGAGCTCAAGACAGAGTTCTGGTTGCGCGGCGCACTCGCGCGATCCCTCCAAACGTGCGGTGCGCTTCAACGGGCGCTCGACCTGTCGGTGACCCATGCGGGCGAGAGAGTTCAATTCGGTCGCCCGTTGGGGCGGTTCCAGGCAGTGCAGGGGCTGATCGCCGAGGCGGCGGGATCCGTCGCGATGGCAAAGGCCGCGAGCGAGTACGCCGTGGACACTGCCGCACGTAACGGCTTCGAGGCCGCCGAGACAAAGTGTGCAATCGCAGCAGCCAAGATCGAGGCGGCTCGCGCGGCGACCACCGTCAGTCGCAATTCGCACCAGGTCCACGGCGCCATCGGCTTCACCCTCGATCATCGACTCAGACATTTCACCACTCATGCCCTGGCCTGGCGGTCAGAGTTCGGGGGACAGCGAGCGTGGGAGCGGATCCTCGGCAACATGGTGCTCGACAGTGGAACTAACGGCATCTGGGAATTCATCACGTCGGGGCGCATATCCGCAGACGACAAGGAAGGAGTCGACTATGAGAGTGTCAGTCGATCGTGA
- a CDS encoding thiolase family protein, translated as MRDAVIVCAVRTPVGKRNGGLAGVHAADLSALVLQELARRSGIDPAVVDDVHWGNVLSVGQQSGNIGRMAVLAAGWPESVPGFTIDRQCGSSQQAISTAAAAVVSGQADVVVAGGVEMMSAVPMGASSVEGTGELGGEAVERYAVQLRQAGFNGRFNQGAGAELIARENHLSRTQLDEYSLKSHALAAAAVDSGAFDDEIVSVPVGGQRISADEGIRRGSTLEKLATLKAPFVEDGVITAGNASQISDGAAAVLVTTSEKADQLGLTPMARVHTAVVTGDDPVRMLTGPIPATALALARSGLTIDEIDAFEVNEAFASVPLAWQMATGAKIDRLNPLGGAIALGHPLGCSGARLATTLIHHLARTGGRYGLQTMCEGGGTANATIYERL; from the coding sequence ATGCGTGATGCAGTTATCGTTTGTGCAGTACGCACCCCGGTCGGGAAGCGGAATGGTGGCCTGGCCGGTGTTCATGCCGCCGACCTGTCAGCCCTAGTCTTGCAGGAACTGGCCCGGCGGTCGGGCATTGATCCGGCGGTAGTCGACGACGTCCACTGGGGAAATGTTCTCAGCGTCGGCCAGCAGTCGGGGAACATCGGGCGGATGGCGGTTCTGGCTGCGGGCTGGCCAGAATCGGTCCCGGGATTCACGATCGACAGGCAGTGCGGTTCGTCCCAGCAGGCGATCTCGACCGCGGCAGCCGCGGTCGTCTCCGGTCAGGCGGACGTCGTCGTGGCCGGTGGCGTCGAAATGATGTCAGCGGTTCCCATGGGCGCGTCTTCGGTCGAAGGTACCGGTGAGCTCGGTGGTGAGGCAGTTGAACGGTACGCGGTGCAGTTGCGGCAGGCGGGGTTCAACGGTCGATTCAACCAGGGGGCCGGCGCCGAGCTGATCGCGCGCGAAAACCACCTCTCTCGTACCCAGCTCGATGAGTACTCGCTCAAGTCGCACGCCCTGGCGGCGGCCGCGGTGGACAGTGGAGCGTTCGACGACGAGATCGTGAGCGTCCCAGTTGGTGGGCAACGGATCAGCGCCGATGAGGGTATCCGTCGCGGATCGACGTTGGAAAAGCTGGCCACCCTGAAGGCTCCCTTTGTCGAGGACGGCGTAATCACCGCCGGCAATGCGTCGCAGATCTCCGACGGCGCCGCAGCCGTGCTTGTCACGACCAGCGAAAAGGCTGATCAGCTCGGGCTCACCCCGATGGCGCGGGTACACACGGCAGTGGTCACGGGCGACGATCCGGTGCGAATGCTGACGGGGCCGATCCCGGCGACGGCGCTGGCGCTGGCACGTTCGGGACTGACCATCGACGAGATCGACGCGTTCGAGGTGAACGAGGCATTTGCGTCGGTTCCGCTCGCCTGGCAGATGGCCACGGGTGCAAAGATCGATCGTCTCAATCCACTCGGCGGGGCGATTGCATTGGGGCACCCCCTGGGATGCTCCGGAGCGCGGCTGGCCACGACTCTCATCCATCATCTCGCGCGCACAGGCGGACGGTACGGCCTGCAGACCATGTGTGAGGGCGGTGGCACGGCCAACGCGACCATCTATGAGCGACTTTAA